The Mycobacterium seoulense genome has a window encoding:
- a CDS encoding tetratricopeptide repeat protein → MVDDRQRQRGERRPRPSGNWSGPGRARPVQPQQPDARRTPEPGPPIPPGVEARQLAPEIRGELSTLDRATADAVARHLVAAGELLDEDPEAALSHARAARARSSRIAAIREAVGIAAYHCGDWAQALAELRAARRMGSKSNLLALIADCERGLGRPERAIELARGPEAAQLDGDDADELRIVAAGARADLGQLEQALTVLSTPQLDPARRGSTAARLFYAYADTLLALGRDDEALQWFLRSAAADVEGVTDAEDRVSELGSR, encoded by the coding sequence GTGGTCGACGACAGGCAGCGGCAGCGGGGTGAACGGCGCCCGCGCCCGTCGGGCAACTGGTCGGGGCCCGGCCGTGCCCGGCCGGTCCAGCCGCAGCAGCCCGACGCCCGCCGCACGCCGGAGCCCGGGCCGCCGATACCGCCCGGCGTCGAGGCCCGGCAGCTGGCGCCCGAGATCCGTGGCGAACTCAGCACCCTGGACCGCGCCACCGCCGACGCGGTGGCGCGCCACCTGGTCGCCGCCGGTGAGCTGCTCGACGAAGACCCGGAGGCGGCGCTGAGCCACGCCCGCGCCGCCCGCGCGCGGTCCAGCAGGATCGCCGCGATTCGCGAGGCCGTCGGAATCGCCGCCTATCACTGCGGTGACTGGGCGCAGGCGCTGGCCGAATTGCGCGCCGCCCGCAGGATGGGCAGCAAGTCCAACCTGCTCGCCCTGATCGCGGATTGCGAACGCGGCCTTGGCCGCCCGGAACGGGCCATCGAGCTCGCGCGCGGTCCGGAGGCGGCCCAGCTCGACGGTGACGACGCCGACGAGCTGCGCATCGTCGCCGCGGGGGCACGCGCGGACCTCGGGCAGCTGGAGCAGGCGCTGACCGTCTTGTCCACGCCGCAACTCGACCCGGCCCGCAGGGGCTCGACGGCGGCGCGGTTGTTCTACGCCTATGCCGACACGCTCCTGGCCCTCGGCCGCGATGACGAAGCGCTGCAATGGTTTCTGCGCTCAGCGGCCGCCGACGTCGAAGGCGTCACCGACGCCGAAGACCGGGTCAGCGAGCTGGGCTCCCGATGA
- a CDS encoding HAD-IIA family hydrolase, whose protein sequence is MTSVARQYDCLLLDLDGTLFRGRRPTEGAVQALAEVKSRAFFITNNASRSAAEVAAHLTELGFTATADDVATSAQSAARLLAAQLPARSPVLIVGTDALADEVAAVGLRPVRRFDDDPVAVVQGLSMSIGWPDLAEAALAIRSGALWVAANVDPTLPTERGLLPGNGSMVAALRAATGAEPQVAGKPAPGLLTDAAARGDFRAPLVVGDRLDTDIEGANAAKLPSLMVLTGVNSARDAVYAEPVHRPTYIGHDLRALHQDGERLAVGPQPGWRVDVCERAVTVSADGPDDGDGLAIVRAVAGAVWGARRDGRPITVEAGDARAREALQRWSLG, encoded by the coding sequence ATGACAAGCGTTGCGCGCCAATACGATTGCCTGCTACTCGACCTGGATGGGACGTTGTTCCGCGGCCGCCGGCCCACCGAGGGCGCGGTGCAAGCCCTGGCCGAGGTAAAAAGCCGCGCGTTCTTCATCACCAACAACGCGTCGCGCAGCGCCGCCGAGGTCGCCGCACACCTGACCGAACTCGGCTTCACCGCCACCGCCGACGATGTCGCCACCAGCGCCCAGAGCGCGGCCCGGCTGCTGGCCGCTCAGCTGCCGGCCCGGTCGCCGGTGCTGATCGTGGGCACCGACGCGCTGGCCGACGAGGTCGCGGCCGTCGGGCTGCGCCCGGTGCGCCGGTTCGACGACGACCCGGTCGCCGTCGTCCAGGGTCTGTCGATGAGCATCGGCTGGCCGGACCTGGCCGAGGCCGCGCTGGCCATTCGGTCCGGCGCGCTGTGGGTGGCGGCCAACGTCGACCCGACGCTGCCCACCGAGCGGGGCCTGCTGCCGGGGAACGGGTCCATGGTCGCCGCGCTGCGCGCGGCCACCGGCGCCGAGCCCCAGGTCGCGGGCAAACCGGCGCCCGGACTGCTCACCGATGCGGCGGCCAGGGGCGATTTCCGCGCGCCCCTGGTGGTCGGCGACCGGCTGGACACCGACATCGAGGGCGCCAACGCGGCCAAGCTGCCCAGCCTGATGGTGCTCACCGGGGTCAACTCCGCGCGCGACGCCGTGTACGCCGAACCCGTCCACCGGCCCACCTATATCGGCCACGACCTGCGGGCGTTGCACCAGGACGGCGAGCGGCTGGCGGTCGGGCCGCAGCCGGGCTGGCGGGTCGACGTCTGCGAGCGGGCGGTGACCGTCAGCGCTGACGGGCCCGACGACGGCGACGGGCTGGCGATCGTGCGGGCCGTCGCCGGCGCGGTGTGGGGCGCGCGGCGGGACGGGCGGCCGATCACCGTCGAGGCCGGCGACGCGCGCGCCCGCGAGGCGCTGCAGCGGTGGTCTCTGGGCTAG
- a CDS encoding TlyA family RNA methyltransferase has protein sequence MSRRARVDAELVRRGLARSRQQAAELIGAGRVSIDGLPARKPGTAVALTAALTVTDDGERDWVSRGAHKLIGALDTFGIDVAGRRCLDAGASTGGFTEVLLDRGAAEVVAVDVGYGQLAWSLRCDPRVVVVERTNARDLSREAIGGPVDLVVADLSFISLATVLPALAGCASPAADIVPMVKPQFEVGRGQVGAGGVVHDPALRADAVLGVARRAGELGWHTVGVTASPLPGPSGNVEYFLWLRARTDRGLADEELVTAVRNAVSEGPQ, from the coding sequence ATGTCTCGCCGCGCCCGCGTCGACGCCGAGCTGGTCCGGCGCGGCCTCGCGCGATCGCGTCAGCAGGCCGCGGAGTTGATCGGCGCCGGGCGGGTCAGCATCGACGGGCTGCCGGCCCGCAAGCCGGGCACCGCCGTCGCCCTCACCGCGGCGCTGACGGTGACCGACGACGGCGAACGGGACTGGGTGTCGCGCGGCGCGCACAAGCTCATCGGCGCGCTGGACACCTTCGGGATCGACGTGGCGGGCCGCCGCTGCCTGGACGCCGGGGCCTCGACGGGCGGCTTCACCGAGGTCCTGCTGGACCGGGGCGCCGCGGAAGTGGTCGCCGTGGACGTCGGCTACGGCCAGCTGGCGTGGTCGCTGCGCTGCGACCCGCGGGTGGTCGTCGTCGAGCGGACGAACGCCCGTGACCTGTCCCGGGAGGCGATCGGCGGGCCGGTCGACCTGGTGGTGGCCGACCTGTCGTTCATCTCGCTGGCCACCGTGTTGCCCGCGCTGGCTGGATGTGCTTCCCCCGCTGCGGATATCGTTCCCATGGTGAAGCCGCAGTTCGAGGTGGGCCGGGGCCAGGTCGGCGCCGGCGGCGTCGTGCACGACCCCGCCCTGCGCGCCGACGCCGTGCTGGGCGTGGCGCGGCGCGCCGGCGAGCTGGGCTGGCACACCGTCGGCGTCACCGCGAGCCCGCTGCCGGGCCCGTCGGGCAACGTCGAATACTTCCTGTGGCTGCGCGCCCGGACCGATCGGGGATTGGCGGATGAGGAGTTGGTGACGGCGGTGCGGAACGCCGTGAGCGAGGGCCCGCAATGA
- a CDS encoding NAD kinase, whose protein sequence is MTASTEHRTVLMVVHTGREEATETAARVQKVLSDNDIALRVLSAEAVDRGSLQVAPDDIRAMGVEIQVVDADPHAADGCELVLVLGGDGTFLRAAELARNAGIPVLGVNLGRIGFLAEAEAEAIDKVLDHVVARDYRVEDRLTLDVVVRAGGREIERGWALNEVSLEKGPRLGVLGVVVEIDGRPVSAFGCDGVLVSTPTGSTAYAFSAGGPVLWPDLEAILVVPNNAHALFGRPMVTSPAATIAIEVEADGHDALVFCDGRREMLIPAGSRIEVRRCDTPVKWARLDSAPFTDRLVRKFRLPVTGWRGK, encoded by the coding sequence ATGACCGCTTCGACCGAGCACCGCACCGTGCTGATGGTGGTGCACACCGGCCGCGAGGAAGCCACCGAGACGGCGGCCCGCGTGCAGAAAGTGCTGAGCGACAACGACATTGCCCTCCGTGTGCTGTCCGCCGAGGCGGTCGACCGCGGCTCGTTGCAGGTGGCTCCCGACGACATCCGGGCGATGGGCGTCGAAATCCAGGTCGTCGACGCGGATCCGCATGCCGCCGACGGCTGCGAACTGGTGCTGGTACTCGGCGGGGACGGCACGTTCCTGCGCGCGGCCGAACTGGCACGCAACGCAGGGATTCCGGTGCTGGGCGTCAACCTGGGCCGGATCGGGTTTCTGGCCGAGGCCGAGGCGGAGGCCATCGACAAAGTGCTGGACCACGTGGTCGCCCGCGACTACCGGGTGGAGGACCGGTTGACGCTCGACGTGGTCGTGCGCGCCGGCGGTCGCGAGATCGAACGCGGGTGGGCGCTCAACGAGGTCAGCCTGGAGAAGGGCCCGCGGCTGGGCGTGCTGGGGGTGGTGGTCGAGATCGACGGGCGGCCCGTATCGGCGTTCGGATGCGACGGGGTGCTGGTGTCGACGCCCACCGGGTCGACCGCCTACGCGTTCTCCGCGGGCGGCCCGGTGCTGTGGCCGGACCTCGAGGCAATCCTGGTGGTGCCCAACAACGCTCACGCACTGTTCGGCCGGCCGATGGTCACCAGCCCCGCCGCCACCATCGCCATCGAGGTCGAGGCGGACGGCCACGACGCCCTGGTGTTCTGCGACGGTCGCCGCGAAATGCTGATCCCGGCCGGCAGCCGGATCGAGGTGAGGCGCTGCGACACGCCGGTGAAATGGGCACGGCTGGACAGCGCCCCGTTCACCGACCGGTTGGTGCGCAAGTTCCGGTTGCCGGTCACCGGGTGGCGTGGGAAGTAA
- the recN gene encoding DNA repair protein RecN gives MLTEIRIESLGAISAAVGEFDRGLTVLTGETGTGKTMVVTGLHLLGGARADATRVRSGADRAVVEGRFTTTDLEDAVVAQLDEMLEASGAERDEDGSVIALRSVSRDGPSRAYLGGRSVPAKSLGDFTTELLTLHGQNDQLRLMRPEEQRAALDRFAKAGTALERYRKLRDAWLTARHDLADRRNRMRELALESDRLTFALNEIDAVDPQPGEDDALVADIVRLSELDTLREAATTAHAALSGAPDDVEASGHSAADGLGRAKAALESTDDAKLRALAGQVREALTVVADAAGELSGFLDELPVDASALEAKLARQAELRTLTRKYAADVDGVLRWAQESRQRLAQLDVSEEGLTALAARVDELARELAQAAVDLSGIRRKAAKRLAKEVTAELSGLAMADAQFSIDVSDDVVADKDDPAALALPSGGLARAGIDGVDQVEFGFAAHRGMDQLPLAKSASGGELSRVMLALEVVLAASAAGTTMVFDEVDAGVGGRAAVQIGRRLARLARTHQVIVVTHLPQVAAYADVHLVVHSAGPKGTSVVRRVTGDERVAELARMLAGLGESDSGRAHARELLDAAQRDEI, from the coding sequence ATGCTGACCGAAATCCGCATCGAGTCGCTCGGTGCCATCAGCGCGGCGGTCGGGGAGTTCGACCGCGGCCTGACCGTGCTGACCGGCGAGACCGGCACTGGCAAGACCATGGTGGTGACCGGGCTGCACCTGCTCGGCGGTGCCCGCGCCGACGCCACCCGGGTCCGGTCGGGTGCCGACCGCGCGGTCGTCGAAGGCCGTTTCACCACAACCGATCTCGAGGACGCCGTGGTGGCGCAGCTGGACGAGATGCTGGAGGCGTCGGGCGCTGAACGCGACGAGGACGGCAGCGTGATCGCGCTGCGCTCGGTCAGCCGCGACGGGCCGTCGCGGGCTTATCTGGGCGGTCGCAGCGTGCCCGCCAAGTCGCTGGGCGACTTCACCACCGAGCTGCTCACGCTGCATGGGCAAAACGACCAGCTGCGGCTGATGCGGCCCGAGGAGCAACGCGCCGCCCTGGACCGGTTCGCCAAGGCCGGAACCGCGCTCGAGCGCTACCGCAAACTGCGCGACGCGTGGCTCACCGCGCGCCACGACCTCGCCGACCGCCGGAACCGCATGCGCGAACTCGCGCTGGAGTCCGACCGGCTGACCTTCGCGCTCAACGAGATTGACGCCGTCGACCCACAGCCGGGCGAGGACGACGCGCTGGTCGCCGATATCGTGCGGCTCTCCGAATTGGACACGCTGCGCGAGGCCGCGACCACCGCGCACGCGGCGCTGTCCGGGGCTCCCGACGACGTGGAGGCCTCCGGACACAGCGCCGCCGACGGCCTGGGCCGCGCGAAGGCGGCCTTGGAGTCGACGGACGACGCGAAGCTGCGGGCGCTGGCCGGGCAGGTGCGCGAGGCGCTGACGGTGGTCGCCGACGCGGCCGGCGAACTGAGCGGATTCCTGGACGAGCTGCCGGTCGACGCCAGCGCGCTGGAGGCCAAGCTGGCCCGGCAGGCCGAACTGCGCACGCTGACCCGCAAGTACGCCGCGGACGTCGACGGGGTGCTGCGCTGGGCCCAGGAGTCGCGGCAGCGGCTGGCCCAACTCGACGTCTCCGAGGAGGGTTTGACGGCGCTGGCGGCCCGGGTCGACGAGCTCGCGCGTGAATTGGCCCAGGCCGCAGTCGATCTGAGCGGAATCCGGCGTAAGGCGGCCAAGCGGCTGGCCAAGGAGGTCACCGCCGAGCTGTCCGGGCTGGCGATGGCCGACGCGCAATTCAGTATCGACGTGAGCGACGACGTCGTCGCCGACAAGGACGATCCGGCCGCGCTCGCGCTCCCGTCCGGCGGGCTGGCCCGCGCCGGCATCGACGGCGTCGACCAGGTCGAGTTCGGTTTCGCGGCGCACCGCGGGATGGACCAGCTGCCGCTGGCCAAGAGCGCGTCCGGCGGCGAGCTGTCCCGGGTGATGCTGGCGCTGGAGGTGGTGCTGGCGGCCTCGGCGGCGGGCACCACCATGGTGTTCGACGAGGTCGACGCCGGCGTCGGCGGCCGCGCCGCGGTGCAGATCGGGCGGCGGTTGGCGCGGTTGGCGCGCACCCACCAGGTGATCGTGGTGACGCATCTGCCGCAGGTCGCGGCGTACGCCGACGTGCACCTGGTGGTGCACAGCGCCGGGCCCAAGGGCACCAGCGTGGTACGGCGGGTCACCGGCGACGAGCGGGTCGCCGAACTGGCGCGGATGCTGGCGGGGCTGGGCGAATCCGACAGCGGGCGCGCGCACGCCCGGGAACTGCTCGACGCCGCCCAGCGGGACGAGATCTGA
- the steA gene encoding putative cytokinetic ring protein SteA yields MKMSGLLTRNTARPGLVGTARVDRNIDRLLRRVCPGDIVVLDVLDLDRITADALVEADIAAVVNASPSVSGRYPNMGPEVLVNNGVTLIDETGPDIFKKVKDGAKIRLYEGGVYSGDRRLVRGTERTDHDIADLMREAKSGLSAHLEAFAGNTIEFIKSESPLLIDGIGIPDIDVDLRRRHVVIVGDEPSAEEDLKSLKPFIKEYQPVLFGVGSGADVLRKQGYRPQVIVGDPDHISADALKCGAQVVLPADADGHAPGLERIQDLGVGAMTFPAAGSAIDLALLLADHHGAALLVTAGHTANIETFFDRTRAHSNPSTFLTRLRVGEKVVDAKAVATLYRNHISAGAIALLALTMLIAVIVALWVSRTDGVVMHWITEYWNHFSLWVQHLVT; encoded by the coding sequence ATGAAGATGTCAGGGCTGCTTACTCGTAACACCGCCCGGCCGGGCCTCGTCGGCACCGCACGGGTGGACCGGAACATCGACCGACTGCTGCGCAGGGTGTGCCCCGGCGACATCGTGGTGCTCGACGTCCTGGACTTGGACCGCATCACGGCGGACGCCCTGGTGGAAGCCGACATCGCCGCGGTCGTCAACGCCTCGCCCTCGGTGTCGGGCCGCTATCCCAACATGGGTCCCGAGGTGCTGGTCAACAACGGGGTCACCCTGATCGACGAGACCGGACCCGACATCTTCAAGAAGGTCAAGGACGGCGCCAAGATCCGGTTGTACGAGGGCGGGGTGTACTCGGGCGACCGCAGGCTGGTGCGCGGCACCGAGCGCACCGACCACGACATCGCCGACCTGATGCGCGAGGCCAAGAGCGGCCTGTCCGCGCACCTGGAGGCGTTCGCCGGCAACACGATTGAGTTCATCAAGAGCGAGAGCCCGTTGTTGATCGACGGCATCGGCATCCCCGACATCGACGTCGACCTGCGCCGCCGGCACGTGGTCATCGTCGGCGACGAGCCCAGCGCCGAGGAGGACCTCAAGTCGCTCAAGCCGTTCATCAAGGAGTACCAGCCGGTGCTCTTCGGCGTGGGCAGCGGCGCGGACGTATTGCGCAAGCAGGGTTATCGTCCGCAGGTCATCGTGGGCGACCCCGACCACATCAGCGCCGACGCCCTCAAGTGCGGCGCCCAGGTCGTCCTGCCCGCCGACGCCGACGGCCACGCACCCGGGCTGGAGCGCATCCAGGACCTGGGTGTGGGGGCGATGACGTTCCCGGCGGCGGGTTCGGCGATCGACCTGGCCCTGCTGCTGGCCGATCACCACGGCGCCGCGCTGCTGGTGACCGCGGGCCACACCGCCAACATCGAGACGTTCTTCGACCGGACGCGCGCGCACAGCAACCCGTCGACGTTCCTGACCCGGCTTCGGGTGGGGGAGAAGGTGGTGGACGCCAAGGCGGTGGCCACCCTGTACCGCAATCACATCTCGGCGGGCGCCATCGCGTTGCTGGCGCTGACCATGTTGATCGCCGTCATCGTCGCACTGTGGGTGTCCCGCACCGACGGCGTGGTGATGCACTGGATCACCGAGTACTGGAACCACTTTTCCCTGTGGGTTCAGCACCTGGTGACCTAG
- a CDS encoding copper transporter, which produces MISLRQHALSLAAVFLALAVGVVLGSGFLSDTLLSSLRDEKRDLHSQIDGLNDQKNVLNEKLSAANNFDTQLAGRIVHDTLGGKSVVLFRTPDAKDDDVAAVSKFIGQAGGAVTGTVSLTSEFVEANSAEKLQTVVNSSILPAGQQLSTKLVDQGSQAGDLMGIALLINANPAIPPVDEAQRGTVLAALRDTGFITYQPAEHMGAANAALVVTGGALPQDAGNQGVSVARFAAALAPHGSGALLAGRDGSATGGAAVAVARADAGMNSVVSTVDDVDTAPGRITAVLGLHDLINGGHAGQYGTGHGATSITVPQ; this is translated from the coding sequence ATGATCTCGCTGCGCCAACACGCGTTATCGCTGGCCGCCGTCTTCCTGGCGCTGGCCGTGGGAGTCGTGCTCGGATCCGGCTTCCTGTCCGACACCCTGCTGTCCAGCCTGCGTGACGAGAAGCGGGATCTGCACTCGCAGATCGACGGGCTCAACGACCAGAAGAACGTGCTCAACGAAAAGCTCAGCGCGGCAAACAACTTCGATACCCAGCTGGCCGGCCGGATCGTGCACGACACGCTCGGCGGCAAGTCGGTCGTGCTGTTCCGCACCCCGGACGCCAAGGACGACGACGTGGCCGCGGTGTCGAAGTTCATCGGCCAGGCCGGGGGCGCGGTGACCGGAACCGTGTCGTTGACGAGTGAGTTCGTCGAGGCCAATTCCGCGGAGAAGCTGCAGACCGTGGTGAACTCGTCGATCCTGCCGGCCGGACAGCAGCTGAGCACCAAGCTCGTCGACCAGGGCTCGCAGGCCGGCGACCTGATGGGCATCGCCTTGCTGATCAACGCCAATCCCGCGATCCCGCCCGTCGACGAGGCCCAGCGGGGCACCGTGCTGGCGGCGCTGCGCGACACCGGGTTCATCACCTATCAGCCCGCCGAGCACATGGGCGCGGCGAACGCCGCGCTGGTCGTCACCGGCGGTGCGCTACCCCAGGACGCCGGCAACCAGGGCGTCAGCGTCGCCCGGTTCGCCGCCGCGCTGGCGCCGCACGGGTCGGGCGCCCTGCTCGCCGGGCGCGACGGCTCGGCGACCGGCGGGGCGGCCGTCGCCGTGGCCCGCGCCGACGCCGGGATGAACTCCGTGGTGAGCACCGTGGACGACGTCGACACCGCGCCCGGCCGGATCACCGCGGTGCTCGGCCTGCACGACCTGATCAACGGCGGGCACGCGGGGCAGTACGGCACCGGTCACGGCGCGACTTCGATCACGGTGCCCCAGTAG
- a CDS encoding CTP synthase, translating to MRKHPQSVTKHLFVSGGVASSLGKGLTASSLGQLLTARGLYVTMQKLDPYLNVDPGTMNPFQHGEVFVTEDGAETDLDVGHYERFLDRDLSGSANVTTGQVYSTVIAKERRGEYLGDTVQVIPHITDEIKRRITAMAEPDAHGNRPDVVITEIGGTVGDIESQPFLEAARQVRHDLGRENVFFLHVSLVPYLAPSGELKTKPTQHSVAALRSIGITPDALVLRCDRDVPEALKNKIALMCDVDIDGVISTPDAPSIYDIPKRLHREELDAYVVRRLSLPFRDVDWTEWDDLLRRVHEPHETVRIALVGKYVELSDAYLSVTEALRAGGFKHHAKVEMQWVPSDDCETAAGAAAALADVHGVLIPGGFGIRGIEGKIGAIRYARSRGLPVLGLCLGLQCIVIEAARSAGLTEANSAEFDPDTPHPVISTMADQVDAVTGQADLGGTMRLGAYPAVLQPDSIVAQAYGTTEVSERHRHRYEVNNAYRDKIAESGLRFSGTSPDGHLVEFVEYPPEVHPFIVGTQAHPELKSRPTRPHPLFVAFVGAAIDYQSGELLPVEIPEHASNGNQQRDGVTQSLPEPATRG from the coding sequence GTGCGAAAGCACCCGCAATCCGTCACCAAGCACCTCTTCGTCAGCGGGGGCGTCGCGTCCTCGCTGGGCAAGGGCCTCACCGCCAGCAGCCTCGGTCAGCTGCTGACGGCCCGCGGGTTGTACGTCACCATGCAAAAGCTCGACCCGTACCTCAACGTGGACCCGGGCACCATGAACCCGTTCCAGCACGGCGAGGTGTTCGTCACCGAGGACGGCGCCGAGACCGACCTCGACGTCGGCCACTACGAACGGTTCCTGGATCGCGACCTGTCCGGCTCGGCGAATGTCACGACGGGGCAAGTGTATTCGACCGTCATCGCCAAGGAGCGGCGCGGCGAATACCTCGGCGACACCGTTCAGGTGATCCCGCACATCACCGACGAGATCAAGCGCCGGATCACGGCGATGGCCGAGCCGGACGCCCACGGCAACCGCCCCGACGTGGTCATCACCGAAATCGGCGGAACCGTCGGCGATATCGAGTCGCAGCCGTTCCTGGAGGCGGCGCGCCAGGTCCGCCACGACCTGGGCCGGGAGAACGTCTTCTTCCTGCACGTCTCGCTGGTGCCGTATCTGGCCCCGTCGGGCGAACTCAAGACCAAGCCGACCCAGCACTCGGTGGCCGCGCTGCGCAGCATCGGTATCACGCCGGACGCGCTGGTGCTGCGCTGCGACCGGGACGTCCCCGAAGCGCTGAAGAACAAGATCGCGCTGATGTGTGACGTCGACATCGACGGGGTGATCTCCACCCCGGACGCGCCGTCGATCTATGACATCCCCAAGCGGCTGCACCGTGAGGAACTCGACGCCTACGTGGTGCGCCGGCTCAGCCTGCCGTTCCGCGATGTCGACTGGACCGAGTGGGACGACCTGCTGCGCAGGGTGCACGAGCCGCACGAGACGGTGCGAATCGCGTTGGTGGGCAAGTATGTTGAGCTCTCCGACGCCTACCTGTCGGTCACCGAGGCGCTGCGCGCCGGCGGGTTCAAGCACCACGCCAAAGTGGAGATGCAATGGGTGCCCTCCGACGACTGCGAGACCGCGGCGGGCGCGGCGGCGGCGCTGGCCGACGTGCACGGCGTGCTGATCCCGGGCGGCTTCGGCATCCGCGGCATCGAGGGCAAGATCGGCGCCATCCGGTACGCGCGGTCGCGAGGGCTGCCGGTGCTGGGCCTGTGCCTCGGCCTGCAGTGCATCGTGATCGAGGCCGCGCGCTCGGCCGGGCTCACCGAGGCCAACTCGGCCGAATTCGACCCCGACACACCGCATCCCGTCATCTCCACGATGGCCGACCAGGTCGACGCGGTGACCGGGCAGGCCGACCTGGGCGGCACCATGCGGCTGGGCGCGTATCCCGCTGTGCTGCAGCCGGATTCGATCGTGGCCCAGGCCTATGGCACCACGGAGGTGTCGGAGCGGCACCGGCACCGCTACGAGGTCAACAACGCCTACCGTGACAAGATCGCCGAGAGCGGCCTGCGGTTCTCCGGGACCTCGCCCGACGGGCATCTGGTGGAGTTCGTCGAGTACCCGCCCGAGGTGCACCCGTTCATCGTCGGCACCCAGGCGCACCCGGAACTCAAGAGCCGCCCCACGCGGCCGCACCCGCTGTTCGTCGCGTTCGTCGGGGCGGCCATCGACTATCAGTCGGGCGAGCTGCTCCCGGTGGAGATCCCCGAGCACGCCTCGAACGGCAACCAGCAGCGGGACGGCGTCACCCAGTCGCTACCCGAGCCCGCGACCCGTGGCTGA
- a CDS encoding NUDIX domain-containing protein, whose translation MAEHNFETASSETLYTGKIFALRSDQVRMPGGATAIREVVEHYGAVAIVALNEDNNIAMVYQYRHAFGRRLWELPAGLLDVAGEPPQETAVRELQEEVGLRAGTWQVLVDLNSAPGFSDESVRVYLATELTEVARPEAHHEEADMTMRWFPVAEAVRMVFSGEIVNSIAIAGILAAHAVTAGVAEPRPVDSPWPDKPTAFAARKAAR comes from the coding sequence GTGGCTGAGCACAACTTCGAGACGGCGTCATCCGAAACGCTGTACACCGGAAAGATTTTCGCACTGCGCAGTGACCAGGTGCGGATGCCGGGCGGCGCCACCGCGATTCGTGAAGTCGTCGAGCACTACGGGGCCGTCGCCATCGTGGCGCTGAACGAGGACAACAACATCGCGATGGTCTACCAATACCGCCACGCATTCGGCCGGCGGCTGTGGGAGCTGCCGGCCGGCCTGCTCGACGTGGCGGGGGAGCCGCCACAGGAGACGGCGGTCCGCGAGCTCCAGGAGGAGGTCGGCCTGCGGGCCGGAACCTGGCAGGTGCTGGTGGACCTCAACTCCGCGCCGGGCTTCAGCGACGAGTCGGTGCGGGTGTACCTGGCCACCGAGCTGACCGAGGTGGCGCGGCCCGAGGCGCACCACGAGGAAGCCGACATGACCATGCGCTGGTTTCCCGTCGCCGAGGCGGTCCGGATGGTGTTCAGCGGCGAGATCGTGAATTCCATTGCCATTGCCGGGATTTTGGCCGCCCACGCGGTGACCGCAGGCGTCGCGGAGCCGCGCCCGGTGGACAGCCCGTGGCCCGACAAGCCGACCGCGTTCGCCGCGCGCAAGGCCGCGCGATGA
- the xerD gene encoding site-specific tyrosine recombinase XerD has protein sequence MTTAALDTQLQGYLDHLTIERGVAANTLSSYRRDLRRYTKHLADRGIHDLAKVGEDDVSEFLVALRRGDPDSGTAALSAVSAARALIAVRGLHRFAAAEGLAELDVARAVRPPTPGRRLPKSLTIDQVLALLEGAGGDSASDGPLTLRNRALLELLYSTGARISEAVGLDVDDIDTRARSVLLRGKGGKQRLVPIGRPAVQALDAYLVRGRPDLARRGRGTPAILLNVRGGRLSRQSAWQVLQDAAERAGITSGVSPHMLRHSFATHLLEGGADVRVVQELLGHASVTTTQIYTMVTVHALREVWAGAHPRAQ, from the coding sequence ATGACGACGGCGGCCCTGGACACCCAACTGCAGGGCTATCTGGACCACCTCACCATCGAGCGGGGTGTCGCCGCGAACACGCTCAGCTCCTATCGCCGCGACCTGCGCCGCTACACCAAGCACCTGGCGGACCGGGGAATCCACGATCTGGCCAAGGTCGGCGAGGACGACGTCAGCGAGTTCCTGGTCGCGCTGCGCCGCGGCGACCCCGACTCGGGGACCGCGGCGCTGTCCGCGGTGTCGGCGGCGCGCGCCCTGATCGCGGTTCGGGGCCTGCACCGGTTCGCCGCCGCCGAGGGGCTCGCCGAGCTGGACGTGGCGCGCGCGGTCCGCCCGCCGACGCCGGGCCGCCGGCTCCCCAAGAGCCTGACGATCGACCAGGTGCTGGCGCTGCTGGAAGGCGCTGGCGGCGACAGTGCGTCCGACGGCCCGCTCACGCTGCGAAACCGCGCGCTGCTGGAGCTCCTGTACTCCACGGGGGCGCGCATCTCGGAGGCCGTCGGCCTCGACGTCGACGACATCGACACCCGCGCCAGGTCGGTGCTGCTGCGCGGCAAGGGCGGCAAGCAGCGGCTGGTGCCCATCGGGCGGCCGGCCGTGCAGGCACTCGACGCTTACCTGGTCCGCGGCCGCCCGGACCTCGCCCGCCGCGGCCGCGGGACGCCGGCCATCTTGCTCAATGTGCGCGGCGGGCGGTTGTCGCGGCAAAGCGCGTGGCAAGTGCTGCAGGACGCCGCCGAGCGCGCCGGGATCACGTCGGGGGTGTCGCCGCACATGCTGCGGCACTCGTTCGCGACCCACCTGCTCGAGGGCGGCGCCGACGTGCGGGTGGTGCAGGAGTTGCTGGGGCACGCCTCGGTGACGACGACGCAGATCTACACGATGGTCACCGTGCACGCGCTGCGTGAGGTGTGGGCCGGCGCCCACCCCCGCGCGCAGTAA